The nucleotide window AGCAATTTTTCATtgtggaaaatgagaatcaaggcaatcttaaggaaagacaattgcttggcagcaattggggatcgacccgcggagatcactgataatgcaaaatggaatgagatggatggcaatgttattgctaacatacatttagcattagctgatgaagtattatcaagtgtggcggagaagaaaacagctaaggagatatgggagactctaacaaagctatatgagtccaagtctttgcacaataagattttcttaaagcggagactttatacccttcgaatggcagaaaccacggcggtgactgaccacatcaacacaataaggactctattttcacaactcactacgttgggtcaacaaatagaggaaagtgaacgtgcagagcttctacttcaaagtcttccagattcgtatgatcaactcattatcaacttgaccaataatatcctcacagactatttagtctttgatgatgttgcagccgccatcttggaagaagaaaataggcgcaaaaataaaggagacagaaatagttcaaaccaagcagaggcattattggtgtcaagagggagattaacggagcgtggctccagtgggagtcaaaggcaagggaggtccaaatcaagaagtaagaagactgtgaaatgctacaactgtggcagaaaagggcacttcaaaagggattgttggtttaaaaagggtatagagaacactgcagagtcatcaaaacctcaaggatgtgttgcgagcacctcagaagatggggaggttttatatagtgaagcagcgacaatCTCTACAGATAAAGAAGAGCTTACTGAcgtctggctaatggattcaggagcaacatggcatatgactcctaatcgagattggttccatacatatgaacccatctctggaggcaaagtgttcatgggtgataatcatgctgtagagattgatggcattggcaccatcaaattgaagatgtatgatggcttgattcgcactatttcaggagtgcgacatgtgaaagacttaaagaagaatcttttgtccgtaggacaatttgatagtcttggctgtaagatccgaacagacaatggaataatgaaaattgtcaaaggagcgctggtggttttaaaggcaagaaagacagttgcaaacatgtttgtattaatgggagaaacacatcatggggcagaagcgtcaatcgcatcagccaatcctgcagaagagaagacgatgatgtggcatcaaaaactaggccacatgtcagagaaaggtttgaaagttctctctgatcagaagttactccctgggcttacaaaggttactttacccttttgtgagcactgtgttacaagtaaacaacacaggttaaagtttggcacatcaacaactaagagcaaatgcatcttagacctgattcactctgatgtttggcaagcaccggttgtatccttgggaggagcaagatactttgtatcatttatagatgacttctccaggagatgttgggtgtatccaattagaaggaaggcagatgtgttcgcagtctttaaaactttcaaagcgcgagtggaacttgaatctgaaaagaagatcaagtgtttgaggactgacaatggaggagaatataccagtgatgaatttgataacttctgtcaacatgaaggtatcaaaaggcagttcacaacggcatacactccacaacaaaatggagtggcagagcggatgaacagaactctattagaaagaacaagagcaatgttgaaggctgcaggtctaggaaagtcattctgggcagaagcagtcaataccgcctgttatgtgataaatcaatctccatcaactgcaattgagctgaagacaccgatggagatgtggTCTGGGAAGCCagctgattattctcgattgcatatatttggaagtcctgtgtacgtgatgtacaatacacaagaagttagcaagctggattcaaaatccagaaaatgtgtattcttgggatatgctgatggagtgaaggggtatcgcttgtgggatcccactgcccacaaagtagtcatcagcagagatgtcatatttgcagaaggtaaaatgcaaatggaagaacataatagcattctaaaggagactacagcaatccagattgaaaatactcagaatcatacttcttctgaagatgcaccagagcatgaagagcaagaacaaatagagtctgaaactcatgaagttcggcggtcgactcgtgaaagaagaccaccggcttggcactcagaatatagtactgagagcaatattgcatattgtcttctaacagaggatggagagccatcaactttccatgaggctatcaaaagcacagatgtatctatgtggatgacagcaatgcaagaggagattgaagctctgcacaagaataacacttgggatcttgttccgctaccacaaggaagaaaggccattggcaacaaatgggtttacaagataaaacgtgatggcaatgatcaagtggagcggtatcgtgcaagattggtggtgaaaggatatgctcagaaagaaggaatagacttcaatgagatattttctccggtggtacgacttactacaatcagagtagtcttggcaatgtgtgctatatttgatcttcacctagagcagttagatgtgaaaactgcatttcttcatggagaacttgaagaagaaatttatatgctccaaccagagggttttgctgaaacaggcaaggagaacttggtttgcaggttgaacaaatctctatacggtctcaaacaggcgtcgaggtgttggtacaagagatttgattccttcataattagccttgggtacaacagactcagttcagaccattgtacgtattacaagaggtttgaagaagatgatgttttcatcattctgttgttgtacgtggatgacatgttggtgataggccccaacaaagatcgagtccaagaattgaaggcacagttggctagggagtttgatatgaaggacttgggaccagcaaacaagattctagggatgcaaattcaccgagacagaagtaagaggaagatttggctttctcagaagaattatttgaagaagatcttgcgtcgcttcaacatgcaagattgtaagccaatttccaccccacttcctattaacttcaaattatcctcaagtatgtctcctagcaatgaagcagagaggatggagatgtctcgagtaccgtatgcatcagcagtgggaagtttaatgtttgccatgatatgtacaagaccagacattgcacaagcagtgggagcagctagtcgatacatggcaaatcctggtagagagcattggaatactattaagaggatcttgagatacatcaagggtacctcagatgttgcattatgttatggaggatcagaatttactgtcagaggttatgttgactcagattttgctggtgaccttgagaaaagaaaatccactacaggctatgtgttcataattgcaggaggagctgtgagctggatctctaaacttcagactgttgtagcattgtccacaacagaagctgagtacatggcagctacacaagcttgtaaagaagcaatatggatgaagaaacttatggaggagctcgggcacaaacaagagaagattcctttgtattgtgatagtcagagtgccttgcatattgcaaggaatccagcgtttcattcaagaacaaaacacatagatgttcagtatcactttgttcgcgaagtggtggaagatggaagtgtggacTTTCAAAAGattcacacaaaggaaaacccagcagatgctttgaccaaaccagtcaacactgataagtatatatggtgtagatcctcttttggcctagcagaaacgtaagcagcatgaagatggcaagtatagaaaggatagaagaatcacagatgatcaagtgtgaagacttgattaaatcatcaaagtcttcaagtgggagaatgtgaagccaccacttaattaattggtggaagacaaatattagtggagttgttggcataattaggtgccatgatttatggcataatttgtggcataattggtgccatgatttatggcatttgtcccctcactcttgcctataaataggcaatgccttcaagcttattttgcacaccaagttagagaagaagaagaggagagtgaagagagagtaatcccacaaagttgtgaggtatttgtgagagagtaagtgaggtgttttctcctagtaatagagagattcttagttgttctcctattatttgagagaggttgtaattctcacattacttagtaaaatccttctatacttgcccgtggacgtagccaaattgggtgaaccacgtaaattcttgtgtgtctcatttctcattttatcctatctcttgtcttttatcttgtcgggtttgcatgctagTATCCTAACACCATCAACCCTAATTCTTATGGAAACTAGTGTTTGTGAATCTTGCTTAACACTTGCAGCTGCTATCCAAAAACCACCCGACGGGGTCCTCTTGATGTTTTGTGGCCTCACAACATTAATGTTGCTTAAGAAAATTTCTGCAGTATTGGCTTTGGGTCCTGTCAGCCAGTATCTTCGAATCCTATTACCAATAGCCTCTGAGACAAGGAGAAATGAACCGTCAGGACTGACTGCAAGCCCCACTGCCCTTGAAAGATTTCTCAATAACACGGTGACTTGACTCGTTCTCGGGTCATATTTCAATAACCTTGTGTTGAGTCGTTAACCTGAGCAGCTTTCGACGAATTCCTGCAGAATAATATTGAGATGCAAATTAAAacttcatttctgttttggtcATGATTTCTAATTCATTTCAAGGATTAACAGAAAGAACGCAcgcagaaaaaacaaaaggaattaaCACTGCTACACATGTAGTTTAGATTAACAAATTGACCTCAGATCATAGACCGCACTGGCATCTGTAAAATAGACATTTCCTGTTACTGGGTCGATATCTATGGCGTTAAGAAAGACGAAGGGTTGCCCTTCAGCACTAGTGGCAATTTGTTTAGCAAGCCTTCCATTTGAATCAGCAACTAGGAGTCCATAATATGCATCAGCTATGTAGAGCAATCTTGTGAAACTATTGTATGCCAAACCGAAAGGCCTTCCGCAGATAGGTCCTTTATTGGGATCGGTCGTGCCATCACAAAACGCTACAGACCTGCAGAATTAAATAACACTTAATAAGCATTTATTCcaagatttttttgtaaaaatgaaataaatattagtgCTATGATATTCAAGAAAGATTGATCAATAAAATTTCAGACTTGTGACCAATTAATTAGGTGTATTTGACGTGGGAGTGTACCGGTTTGGAGAGGTAAAGGCAAAAACTGTCCACCCAGTAAGtggttgatatttaaaaatatgaccGTCACTAACACCAGTATAGAATGCTCCGCCAGGAGATTCAAAGGCAATGGACTCAGGACCGAAGGCAGGTGGGGGCAAGAAAATTTGTCTGAAGGTTTCTGAGAGAGCAGTAGCAGGAAAAGAGAAGACAAAAATGGATAGTACTGATACTACAGCTACTGCAGAGCTAGGGGGAATAGCCATTGTTTGGAATGAAGAGTGATGATGCTTGTGCTCTAGTATTTATAGGCATTATAGGCTTACAGCTCGTATAGAAAGAGATTTGAGAATCAAAGACCATGTCCTTTCCGGAGTATGGCACTAACCATTAACATGGGCTGCAATATGGAGGTGCAAAAACTTCCAAGAATACTTTACCCGAAAAAGTGGCAGAAGCTCGGTGACCGGTTAGAAAATCTTTGCTGATCCAAAATAGTTATCCACATACAGGATCAAGTCAACGAAAGTTAGCTGTTTTGTTAATTAGCTGTgttgaagaaatatatttattttattttatttgttaaatgtaaaatagtatttttaacttatatataattttttgtatttatatttaggttaaaataaaaaattctgaatCAAGATAAAccctaattttcttttcttttatgtttatatttttttgtgttaatttagATTGCTTTAACAAACTATTTTTGTCAAAATCAGTGCCATGCTTTTGAGAAAATCCTTGCATTAGACGAGCTTTGTGAATGCTGAATGGATCCGTCGTCGGCATGAAGCTTGGTCTTAAAAATTCATCTACAACCCATAACATTATGATTAGCTAGACGAGGAACTAGTTGCCATGTGTTCTTATGCTTGAGAGTGCTAATTTCATCTTCCACTGCTGAAAGCCATGTTGTATGCTTGACAGCTGATTTAAAGCCACGAGGCTCTTTAACCGCAAGATGAACCTGACACCACAGCGGGGCAGTGAAAGCACataattgttaaaataaactcaatctagaaggtcaaggaagacAACCACCGTCCAGTCAGCCACCAGCTgtcagccgccttcacaccactgTTCATAGCCGCCTTCACATTTAAatgttgaattatcttgttttgaattcgtttATAAATAGGTAGCTAAATTTATGCTATTCTGTGTGGGAGAtgatagagagaaacactagagagaaagagagaaagagagggtgtgtattgtaaGCTTTTCATTGTTTGTAAGcttgttatttttgaaataaaactttgtgttttatcccctctgagtgttgcaaaaccaccaccagtggttcctcccaccaacaattggtatcagagccccgttcgTCAGAAAACAGAGCTTGATCGGAGACGGAGGTAGCCCACACGCTCCTCCTGAAGATTCTGCACTGTTTGCCCACGCGCAGACGACGCGCCCCGAGGAAGAAGACGAGTGCCGTCCACGCGCGCCATATTTGAGCTGGTTAAACCGCCTAAGCCGACACAAAGCCGAGCCGTAAGCCGCGCTGAAGAATATTCCCAAGAATATTCCCATTTCAAGACGAGCCGAAAGATTAGCCGCAGCCGAGTCAATAGAATATTCCCCAGAATATTCCCGATTCAACCCCAGCGAACCGCCCGACGTACAAAATCGGTTTTTGGACCGATTCACCCATTTGCTGACCCGATTTCTACAAAGTCAAACCGGTTCCCTACTATTTGAACCATTTCGGATCAATCTACAGTGTTCGTTTTGCTAAATTCAACTCCCAGAAGGTGATATAGTCATTCAAAGAGTAAAATGACTACAGAAAATGCACAAACACTTATcccgaagctgaccaaagacaactatgatagttggtgtATCAGATTGAAGGCattccttggttcacaagagtgtaTAGACATTGTGCaatatggttatgatgaacTAGAGTCCAAAGAATCAGAAGATGCTCTACCAGAGGCACAGAAGCAAGTCctcaaaataaatagaaagaaagacaacaaagcaaagaccatcatctatcaaggtcttgatgaagCTACATTCGAGATTATTGCTTccacaaaaacatcaaaagaaatataggaggctctccaacaaaaatacaaaggtgcTGACAGAATAAAGAAGATTCGTCTCcaatctttgcgaggtgaatttgaattattgcaaatgaagttctcagaatctatttctgattatcacacaagaattatggtgatagtcaatcagatgagaagaaatggagaagcccTCATAGATGCTCGAATTACTgataaaattttgagatccctagatccaaaatttgattttgttgttgtcgctattgaagagtccaaagaagtggacaagttgacagtggatgaacttatgagttctttgcaagctcataAGCAaaagattgtgaaaagaaatggagataaggcaattgagcatgccttacaagcaaagtTGTCTCTCAAAGACAAATATGAGCAAGGAgagacttcaacaagtggatataccactcaagGAAGAAGTCCACAAAGACGAGGAGGTTTTCAGCAATTCCAAGGAAGAGGATCTTAGAATACAAGTTTCAGAGGAAGAGGTGGCAGAAATACCACCAGAGCTGAGGACAACAAACATTCACTCCTAaaggaagaggaggcggttacaataaccgtgatAAGAGAAACATCCAGTGTTATAggtgcaatcaatttgggcatGATAGCACTGAATGTCGAAGGAAAACTCCATTAGAGGTACGTGAATAAGTCAACTATGCAGAGAAGGATACCAACAGCAAAGGAGCAGCTGCATTATTTGTCGAACAAGGACTTGGCgagaatcaaaataatatttggtaTCTAGATTctggagccagcaatcacatgtgtggCCAACGATATCTATTTGGTGATTTAGATGAGACCATACAAGGTCAAGTCACCTTTGGAGATACTTCAAAAGTTTCATTCAAAGGTAAAGACAACATcccaatcaagttgaagaaTGGCGATCATAGCTACATCGCCGATGTCTACtatgtcccagccataaagcagaacTTGGTGAGCATAAGTCAACTTTTGGAGAAAGGTTATACACTTTTCATGAAGAATTGTCATTTGACAATTACAGACTACAATGGGAGATTAATTGCCTATGTGAAGatgtccaagaataggatgtttcctttaAACATTTAATATGATGCAGCAAAGTGTTTGAGTGTCATCACCAATAGTGAAGAGTGGCTTTGGCATctgaggcttggacatctgaatttcacaagtctgaagatgctagcaaacaaaaagatggtcaaaggtatgccccacattgatcatccatgtcgcaccctcgcgagcggagcgcggcaTCGCGGTGACCATCGATTGATTTCGGgatctttgtttgtttattgtggataaagggagtcgccacctagtattatggtcactaggaaacctaactggtctttcagagattctaaggcaagggactagttgcgtaaagggaaggtattagcacccctagtacgccctacctaaggtaagctgcttggtgttaatttggtttgtcttataattgctatggtgttggtgttttctaatcccatcaattttcctaggtttgattcaaactaaatttattaagatagaaatccaaggagattccatgtgctttaaaagctcatttttcccttagtatttcatactcttacggctcgtaaaccgcggagtaaaaaaaattgaaatgtcctcgattacaatcaaggcttctttcaaggatgtgtaatgacttattattcctagaaaaatattttggatattaaccactttgggtttctttatccaaacattaacagcgaataataacaaattattcccaataatattttggatattcatccatttggggtttctttatccaaacattaacggtgaataataacaagttattcccaataatattttggatattcatccctttggggtttctttatccaaacattaacggtgaataataacaagttattcccaataatattttggatattcatccctttggggtttctttatccaaacattaatggtgaataatagattaattccccccaaaaataagatttttatattttttggaatattggccaataccctttggagttttacaaacatgttgtaaaatccagaaatacaagaaaataattttttgttgtgtttaagaaatccatgcgaaaacacattttcgaaacttccaatattttttatataaaaagagcgttcaaaacatgttagagtattggccgtatgcaacacacaaaaaaaaacattttttgtattcAGCCCAAATCACAAGCATCGCAATTTAACGCAAACattacgataaaaaaaatagcaagccatcatatatattataagatttacaaaaaaacttaaaacaactcataaaaacCCATTCAAAAGCCAACTAACTTAAAATGCTATAACTGGAAAATGAATACTTCTGTATGCGCAAAGGGGGCCAAGGTTCTGACACCAAAGtttgagctaaaaaaaactgatgcagTGCAGCCATACTAATTTCATGCGAAAGGAGAAGAACCTGGGCAGCATGCTCTATTCCCCGTATGTTAAAGACTAAGACTAAAGAAATAAATGGCAGCTACCTCgttttaaagaaaacagaaacaagTTCTTGAAAAGAACGAACAACAAACCCCAAATATACATAcggcaaagaagaaaaaaactgaggCTCATACCTGCTGATATGGCCTGTTTTAAATGTAGAAGATGATGTGCAAACTGATGGACAGAGCTTCTGCCTTCTCGCCTCAAGCATCCACTAGGCAGTAGCCTTCTGATTCTTTCTCTTCACTCTTCCAGGACCGCCACCTCCAAGTGGACttatgagagaaaaatcaatgtgTTTCTGGGAGTCAAACCTGTTCATCCTGCGGAGAAAGGCTTCACCTTCGAAAATTCAGCGTTGGTTCTTCTCATCCAGGGTGAGAAACATTCTTGCAGCCTTACGGATGCGGCTCAGGGACGCCGTGTCCTCAAAAGAGCAGAGTGAGCGGAGACCAGCAGGGCAAAAGGTCtatgttgatgagagggagaggggacagtgtccggccagagagagagatctctgttttctttttaaaattaaggggGTGGctgcttcatttttttaaaaagatgagaagGGGGGAGGGCTACGGCTTCTTTGCTAGAGaggataggtttaggtttttctttgtgttttctctcttttctgaaaaattaccccattctcaatatttttcccCTCCCCTATTATTATGGCTGgaggtttatttatatagaaaatctctacacgtgctattcaaggaaatattacaataattattgcagagattgttttctataaccagcaccaacaaatcctatatatatggtattttatattgcagtgattattttccataaccagcacgaatcaaatcatatatctatggtatgattattttccataaccaagcacgaatcaaatcatatatatatatatatatatatatatatatggtattttatattgcagtaattatatatgattcataattatctccttgacatattgcttccttgatattagccttgattcatttatatagaaaatctctacatgtgtgttatttaaggaaatactgcaataattattgcagagattgtcttctataaccatcaccaacaaatcccatatatatagtattttatattgcattgattattttccataaccagcacgaatcaaatcatatatctatggtattttatattgcaataattatatatgattcagtaattatctccttgacatattgcttccttgatattagccttgatgctttatgttatcgccacatgtaaacccttattattattattttatttattattttatttgaaaatttatcaaaatatgggtcaaaaattgggtagcaacaatccagatgaagtctgtgagagttgtgtcctcagcaaacatcacagatccagttttgccaaagaagtTAACTGGAAAGCAAAAAGGCAACTGAAGTTAgtgcacacagatgtgtgtggtCCCATAAAGCCTATGTCGAATGGacaaaataggtacttccttactttcattgatgatttcagcaggAAGACATGtatatactttctgaagaggaagtcagaagtattaaattgttttaaagattttaaagcaatggttgagaagcaaagtggctatAAGATCAGAACTGTGAGATCTGATCAAAGTGGAGAATATACAGTAAGTGATTTTGAAGTCTTTTAtacacaacaaggcatcagacatcagacaacaccagcctatacaccacagctgaatggtgtagctgagAGGAAGAATCAaacgattcttgacatggcaaAAAGTCTactcaaagcaaagaagttgcccaaacaatactgggctgaagctgtatcatgtgtagtgtatctactgaatcaCTGCCCAACCAAAAGTTTGCAAGCTGTCACTCCACAATAAGCATGTagtggtcacaaaccaagtaTTACTCATCTTCGAGTCTTTAgttgtgtggcatatgcaaagatcccagatgcaagaaggaccaAACTCGATGATAAAAGcaagaaatgcatctttgtcaGATAAGATGAGAGAAGGGTGGGATACAAGCTATATAATCCCATCACAAAGAAGGTAATcatgagtagagatgttatctttgaagaagataaatcttggcAATGGACTGATGATGAAGAAGCAGTCAGATGGATCAACActaatttgatccttgaagatgAAGTGGAAGTACCACCAGTACTTGCAGAAGGTACAATAGTACCAGCAGAGCCACCACAAAGTCTGGAACACAGATTCCCTATATTCAACAGGAGGAATACACcagaatcatcatcaacactatcatcagcatcctcatcagaaagaccaagaaggatgagaaatctaGAAGAGATGTATGACGCCACTCAAGTCATGAAAGATACAActctgttttgtttctttgcagatagtGACCCACTTAGCTTCAATGAAGCTATCACAGAAGAGAAGTGGAGAAAAGAAATGGATCAAGAAATACATGtcattgagaagaatgatacctggaagctAACTTATCTACCAGGaaacaagaaagcaataggtgtcaaatggGTCTACAAGACAAAGAAGAATGCAAAAGGAGAAGTGCAAAGATACAAAGCAAGATTAGTGGCGAAAGGCTACAAACAGAGAGAAGGCATTGACTATAGAGAAGTATTTGCTCCAGTATACCGACTAGAGACAATCAGACTGATGATCTCATTAGCCGCATAACATAGATGAAAGATATATCAACTTGATGTGAAGTCAGCATTTCTGAATGGCTTCCTAGAAGAAGAGATCTATACTTGGATACATTGATGCTGGAAATGAAGGCAAAGTATACAAGTTGAAGAAAGCTCTCTATAGTCTGAAGCAAGCTCCGCGTGCTTGGAATACCAGAATTGACaggtattttcaagaaaatggaTTTGACAAATGTCCATATGAACACGCAATGTATGTGAAGAAAGAAGCAGATGGCATAATATTATTTGCGTgcttatatgttgatgatttgcTATTCACCGGCAACAACCCTACCATATTTGAAGTCTTCAAGAAAAGCATGGTACAGGAGTTTGAGATGACAGACATTGGTCTGATGGCACACTTTCTTGGCTTAGAAGTGGtgcagaaagaagaaaa belongs to Populus nigra chromosome 18, ddPopNigr1.1, whole genome shotgun sequence and includes:
- the LOC133678826 gene encoding strictosidine synthase-like, yielding MAIPPSSAVAVVSVLSIFVFSFPATALSETFRQIFLPPPAFGPESIAFESPGGAFYTGVSDGHIFKYQPLTGWTVFAFTSPNRSVAFCDGTTDPNKGPICGRPFGLAYNSFTRLLYIADAYYGLLVADSNGRLAKQIATSAEGQPFVFLNAIDIDPVTGNVYFTDASAVYDLRNSSKAAQVNDSTQGY